A DNA window from Hordeum vulgare subsp. vulgare chromosome 1H, MorexV3_pseudomolecules_assembly, whole genome shotgun sequence contains the following coding sequences:
- the LOC123440153 gene encoding uncharacterized protein LOC123440153, giving the protein MTTPHLGLGLAPPPPPSADPSAAPPSRRAPRLAKRRHAATTSRSRAQPSTSTSAPWNPFLGGGTDALGQDGTGGSGSVGGGGGHEFGKGQKAGNVFGPAPAARQQQPPASSNEAPFVFGSVRDSLPRFDVGSSAASKLDRKMGKLNLQSPGKCSVGAGKGVDQNQKSFVFGATIPISASNRDANVLPEKLTQLNIGTQVPLQNEGANVGPKTFVFGSNGAGSFADSRSTASSCADSCASSSVQVTQANGTPESGHAESTIDVAGDYGADDASVLQEKITQLNIGSGTFKYMKDGGSGSHQTEVFRFGDGQTAGTIFSNDSSNTSDKGSIFFSFGNSNASTSANGAANLPPERASNLNVGGGVTKSMKSDDTNCSPEAFVFGRNGNTYSASEQSMRVVMDNGDNSGSGASTSTCTSAHGTMGSTLPEKMTKLNIEQVVPSQSMKDEAAARQPEPFVFGSNATSSFSSLKTTSFTSFQTNVSSESKGSRGNLANGGSGSSVNALSEGAAEHALQDDIKKLNINEEGPSDGNVKANDACTPKFSFQSKAEAVLGYHTFPQPKVQESCPFTPLNSFSTSANAMPSFSSNPPNGGRGSAGESCAVKQDPASCSRESLFGIDYIKSAYRDKKEAQKSTRKKKRPTRLKQHGQLHQVSQEACANGLASDLTGDYSPMDCSPYQASVEQVPREPFVSCDQSTDIGDSNVPNQNTSCAEDDLVSATEHLVIDADLPTYQDEGRDSIADASESNFGSNFSSFDGEINFCNAPQPIFTNMNVGANGEPKMYTTEAWVDGSGCNVSGPICEENTSRTPHESGEPVNIQSSSVNLSGLNFTFGASLYPESSLPTQRHTTKRKLRTKVGQAPKPSATQASVQPKGSQDTKSMQFSPETSTTENSVREQLRRDASISADLETCETWRTSGNQAYANGHFATAEGCYTRGINSISQYGTSGRCSHALMLCYSNRAATKMSLGRMREGLQDCLMATSIDPTFLKAKVRAANCQLALGDLEGASNNYTACLKSSNTADFDTKMFAEASNGLERVKRVADCISQARELLKKRTLPEAKTALELISSALHISSHSDNLMEMKAEALLTLRRYEEVIELCQETADLAERNSVSINANEEPNISSVSEKAECSVTLWRPFLICKSYFLLGKLEESLDLLKRHELVTPAEESDGSTTNCFSSLATSIRKLLSFKAAGNESFQARRYSEAVEQYSAALVYNSDSRPFSAVCFCNRAAAHQALGQLTDAIADCSLAMVLDANYPKAISRRATLYEMIRDHGQSANDLRKLISLLQKQGNKPGVSPKVFNKHSDLKQARARLVSAEDEARKDTPLNFYLILGVEPSCSPADIKKAYRKAALRHHPDKATQLLVRNENADDGFWRDVVKEVYADADHLFKMIGEAYNILSDPDKREEYDIEENLRNASRRAYKGRSTPRSPEQHYRRHYEGGFNPRHWQSAGQSNKGAPRSRWAGYEYSDDYW; this is encoded by the exons atgaccaCCCCCCACCTAGGTCTCggtctcgcgccgccgccgccgccatccgcTGACCCTTCCGCCGCGCCGCCGTCCCGCCGAGCCCCTCGGCTGGCCAAGCGCCGACACGCGGCCACCACCTCCCGCTCTCGCGCGCAACCGTCGACCTCGACCTCGGCGCCGTGGAATCCATTTCTCGGCGGCGGTACGGATGCGTTGGGGCAGGACGGAACTGGCGGGTCGGGGAGtgtgggtggtggcggtggtcacGAATTCGGGAAGGGCCAGAAGGCGGGCAATGTGTTTGGGCCTGCTCCAGCGGCGAGACAGCAGCAGCCGCCGGCGTCATCCAATGAAGCTCCCTTCGTGTTTGGGAGCGTGAGGGACAGCCTGCCACGGTTCGATGTAGGCTCATCAGCTGCTTCGAAGCTGGACCGTAAGATGGGGAAGCTGAACCTGCAGAGTCCAGGTAAATGCAGCGTTGGTGCTGGTAAGGGGGTGGATCAAAACCAGAAGAGCTTTGTTTTTGGTGCTACTATACCCATTTCCGCTTCCAACAGGGATGCGAATGTGCTCCCGGAAAAGCTGACACAGTTGAATATAGGAACCCAAGTGCCATTACAGAACGAGGGTGCTAATGTTGGGCCCAAAACTTTTGTGTTTGGAAGCAATGGGGCTGGGAGTTTTGCTGATAGTAGGAGCACTGCTTCCTCTTGTGCCGATTCATGTGCTTCCAGTTCAGTTCAGGTTACTCAGGCAAATGGTACACCAGAAAGTGGTCATGCAGAAAGCACTATTGATGTTGCTGGAGACTATGGTGCTGATGATGCAAGTGTGCTTCAGGAGAAGATAACACAGTTGAATATAGGAAGTGGCACatttaagtacatgaaagatggaGGTAGCGGTAGTCATCAAACTGAAGTGTTTCGCTTTGGGGATGGCCAAACTGCAGGTACTATATTTAGCAATGATTCAAGCAATACTTCAGACAAGGGCAGTATATTTTTCTCCTTTGGGAATAGCAATGCTTCTACCTCTGCTAATGGTGCTGCCAATTTACCTCCAGAGAGGGCATCAAATTTGAATGTAGGAGGTGGAGTTACGAAGAGCATGAAAAGTGATGATACAAATTGTTCACCAGAGGCTTTTGTATTTGGAAGAAATGGAAACACATACTCTGCTTCAGAGCAGTCAATGAGGGTTGTCATGGATAATGGTGATAATAGTGGCAGTGGTGCAAGTACAAGCACTTGTACTTCAGCTCATGGTACTATGGGGAGCACACTTCCGGAGAAGATGACAAAGTTAAATATAGAGCAGGTAGTCCCATCTCAGAGCATGAAAGATGAAGCTGCTGCACGGCAACCAGAACCATTTGTTTTTGGAAGTAATGCAACTTCAAGTTTTTCTTCTTTGAAGACCACATCATTCACAAGCTTTCAAACTAATGTATCCTCTGAGTCAAAGGGCAGTAGAGGGAACTTGGCTAATGGTGGCAGTGGCAGCAGTGTAAATGCTCTATCTGAAGGGGCTGCAGAACATGCACTGCAAGATGATATCAAGAAATTAAACATCAACGAGGAAGGACCGTCAGATGGAAATGTCAAGGCAAATGATGCTTGTACTCCTAAATTTTCCTTTCAGAGCAAAGCAGAAGCTGTACTAGGATATCATACCTTTCCTCAGCCCAAAGTTCAGGAGTCATGCCCGTTTACTCCGTTGAATAGTTTCTCTACTTCTGCAAATGCGATGCCCTCTTTTAGTTCCAACCCTCCGAATGGAGGAAGAGGAAGTGCTGGTGAATCTTGTGCGGTCAAACAAGATCCTGCTAGTTGCTCCAGAGAGAGCTTATTTGGTATAGACTATATAAAATCAGCGTATAGAGACAAAAAGGAAGCACAGAAAAGCACAAGGAAAAAGAAAAGACCAACTAGGCTAAAACAACATGGTCAACTCcatcaagtttctcaagaagCATGCGCCAATGGACTAGCTTCAGATTTAACAGGTGACTATTCTCCAATGGATTGTTCTCCTTATCAGGCATCAGTTGAACAAGTGCCAAGAGAGCCATTCGTGAGTTGTGATCAGTCCACTGACATTGGTGATAGTAATGTCCCAAATCAGAACACCAGTTGTGCTGAAGATGATCTAGTTTCTGCAACTGAGCACTTGGTTATTGATGCTGATCTTCCAACGTATCAAGATGAAGGCAGAGATTCAATCGCGGATGCATCtgagagtaattttggtagcaacttTTCTAGTTTCGATGGAGAGATAAATTTCTGTAATGCACCGCAGCCCATTTTCACTAATATGAATGTTGGTGCAAACGGTGAACCTAAAATGTACACAACAGAAGCTTGGGTTGATGGTTCTGGATGTAATGTTAGTGGGCCAATTTGCGAAGAGAACACCTCTAGAACACCACACGAGTCTGGTGAACCTGTTAATATTCAATCAAGCTCGGTAAATTTGAGTGGGCTGAACTTCACCTTTGGTGCATCACTGTACCCTGAAAGTTCCTTACCGACACAAAGACATACTACAAAAAGAAAGTTAAGGACTAAGGTTGGTCAGGCGCCTAAGCCTTCAGCTACCCAGGCTTCTGTACAACCAAAAGGCTCACAAGACACAAAGAGCATGCAGTTTTCCCCAGAAACAAGCACAACAGAAAATTCAGTGAGAGAGCAGTTGAGGAGAGATGCATCAATTTCTGCAGATTTGGAGACTTGTGAGACCTGGCGTACAAG TGGGAATCAAGCCTATGCAAATGGTCACTTTGCTACTGCAGAGGGGTGTTATACCCGTGGAATAAATTCGATTTCCCAGTATGGAACTTCTGGACGCTGTTCCCATGCATTGATGCTGTGCTATAGCAACCGTGCAGCTACTAAAATGTCTCTGGGGAGAATGAGAGAAGGTCTTCAAGATTGTTTGATGGCGACATCTATTGATCCCACCTTTCTTAAGGCTAAAGTTCGTGCAGCAAA TTGTCAACTTGCGCTTGGGGATCTTGAAGGTGCATCAAACAATTACACAGCCTGTTTGAAATCTAGTAACACTGCTGATTTTGACACCAAAATGTTTGCTGAGGCTTCTAATGGTCTGGAAAGAGTCAAG AGAGTGGCAGACTGTATATCCCAGGCCAGGGAGCTTCTTAAGAAAAGAACATTGCCTGAAGCAAAAACAGCTTTGGAACTTATCTCCAGTGCATTGCACATAAGTTCACACTCGGATAACCTAATGGAGATGAAAGCAGAGGCACTCCTGACG CTACGAAGATATGAAGAAGTGATTGAACTCTGTCAAGAAACAGCAGATTTAGCTGAAAGAAATTCTGTTTCAATTAATGCCAATGAAGAGCCAAATATTTCCAGTGTATCTGAAAAGGCAGAATGCTCTGTAACACTTTGGCGACCATTCCTTATTTGCAAGTCCTACTTCCTTCTAGGCAAGCTTGAAGAGTCTCTTGACTTGTTAAAGAGGCATGAGCTAGTGACACCTGCCGAAGAGAG TGAcgggagcactacaaattgtttcTCATCATTGGCTACAAGTATAAGGAAACTTCTTTCCTTCAAG GCTGCGGGAAATGAATCATTTCAAGCTCGGCGATATTCAGAAGCTGTGGAACAGTATTCAGCGGCTTTGGTGTACAATAGTGATTCACGGCCCTTTTCAGCTGTCTGCTTTTGCAACCGTGCAGCTGCACATCAAGCACTTGGTCAACTTACTGATGCAATTGCAGATTGTTCACTAGCCATGGTTCTCGATGCAAATTATCCCAAG GCAATTTCCAGGCGAGCCACCTTATATGAGATGATAAGGGATCATGGGCAATCTGCTAATGATTTACGGAAGCTAATCTCACTTCTTCAAAAGCAAGGCAATAAGCCTGGAGTGTCACCAAAAGTTTTCAACAAGCATAGTGACCTGAAGCAGGCGCGTGCCCGACTTGTATCTGCGGAGGATGAAGCAAGAAAAGATACTCCCTTGAATTTTTATTTAATCTT GGGAGTCGAACCTTCCTGTTCTCCAGCAGATATTAAGAAGGCCTACCGAAAAGCTGCATTGAGACACCACCCGGATAAG GCCACTCAACTGCTTGTAAGAAATGAGAATGCTGATGATGGGTTTTGGAGGGATGTCGTGAAGGAGGTTTATGCAGATGCCGATCATCTGTTCAAAATGATTGGAGAGGCATATAATATTCTTTCAGATCCTGACAAG